A region of Salvia hispanica cultivar TCC Black 2014 unplaced genomic scaffold, UniMelb_Shisp_WGS_1.0 HiC_scaffold_472, whole genome shotgun sequence DNA encodes the following proteins:
- the LOC125199346 gene encoding uncharacterized protein LOC125199346, whose translation MRCGKSYEGPFMLVEEKKSTPEEDVRAEENSKGKNKVDIQTKKDAVPEKLPPPSIPTTVRVPFPLAVKKKKLEALQEMPTYAKFLKDVLSKKKKWIDYETVNISENCSAIIQKKLPAKLKDPGSFNISCVIGNDRQTKALCYLGASINLMPLSFFRKMKIDTLKPTTITLQMADRSVTYPKGIVEDILVKVHDFIFPVDFVVLDMEKEMNVPLILGRPFLATRKALIDIAKGELTLRMDNKRHILSIYNAMKSREDEELIMKMECKAVHVVELQKTQAIESTLGDFSLPRWMFGSCGGSISKEETASNPKVKEKKTKAENSPKVETKICDGALKTTWWKKRLARSYASKIDRKSNTTIYGMT comes from the coding sequence ATGAGATGTGGTAAAAGCTATGAAGGACCTTTCATGCTTGTAGAGGAAAAGAAGAGTACTCCAGAGGAAGATGTCAGAGCAGAAGAGAATTCCAAGGGAAAGAATAAGGTGGACATTCAGACCAAGAAAGACGCAGTGCCAGAAAAGCTGCCCCCTCCCTCCATTCCTACGACAGTTAGAGTGCCCTTTCCACTTgcggtgaagaagaagaagttggaAGCTCTGCAAGAGATGCCCACGTATGCAAAGTTCCTAAAAGATGTGCtctccaagaagaagaagtggaTTGATTATGAGACGGTGAACATATCTGAAAACTGTAGTGCGATAATTCAAAAGAAGCTACCTGCCAAGCTTAAAGATCCTGGGAGTTTCAATATTTCATGCGTCATTGGAAATGACAGACAGACAAAGGCACTATGTTATTTGGGGGCGAGCATAAATTTGATgccattatcatttttcagaAAGATGAAGATCGACACTCTCAAGCCGACTACAATCACACTGCAGATGGCAGATAGATCAGTCACCTATCCTAAAGGAATTGTTGAGGATATTCTGGTGAAGGTACACGACTTCATATTTCCCGTCGATTTTGTAGTGTTAGATATGgagaaagaaatgaatgtGCCGCTTATCCTAGGGCGTCCATTCCTAGCAACGAGAAAAGCATTGATAGATATAGCAAAGGGAGAGCTCACTCTTCGTATGGACAACAAACGacatattttatctatctaTAATGCTATGAAGAGTCGTGAAGATGAGGAACTTATTATGAAGATGGAGTGCAAAGCTGTGCATGTTGTAGAGCTCCAAAAGACACAAGCAATTGAGTCCACATTGGGGGATTTTTCATTGCCGCGGTGGATGTTTGGTTCATGTGGTGGATCAATTTCAAAAGAAGAGACTGCATCAAATCCTAAagtgaaggagaagaaaacaaaagctGAAAATTCACCCAAAGTGGAAACCAAAATTTGTGATGGTGCTTTGAAAACTACTTGGTGGAAGAAGAGATTGGCTAGATCATATGCTTCCAAGATTGATAGAAAATCCAACACCACCATTTATGGCATGACATGA